One Moorella sp. E308F DNA segment encodes these proteins:
- a CDS encoding PTS sugar transporter subunit IIB, with amino-acid sequence MSAVVLFRIDERLIHGQVVTAWVCHVKAKSIMVVDDTSARNPVLTKVLKMAAPPGIPVSVYDVEAASQALAQSDEANRVMLIVKTPEVAQRLIARVDNNNVFPREINMGNAGKTPERTKITPNVYLDASGLAALKEIKAMGYEVYFQTVPGDTRFTWEKVVKV; translated from the coding sequence TTGAGTGCGGTAGTTTTATTCCGGATCGATGAACGCTTGATTCATGGCCAGGTAGTTACGGCCTGGGTATGCCATGTTAAAGCCAAAAGTATTATGGTTGTCGATGATACCAGTGCTCGTAACCCTGTGCTGACTAAAGTTTTAAAAATGGCGGCGCCGCCGGGAATACCGGTGAGTGTCTATGATGTGGAAGCAGCCAGCCAGGCTTTAGCCCAGAGTGACGAGGCTAACCGGGTCATGCTCATTGTCAAGACGCCGGAGGTAGCTCAGAGGCTTATTGCCAGGGTGGATAACAATAACGTGTTTCCTCGGGAGATTAATATGGGCAATGCCGGCAAGACGCCGGAGAGGACCAAAATTACTCCTAACGTTTACCTGGATGCCAGCGGCCTGGCAGCGCTAAAAGAAATTAAAGCAATGGGTTATGAAGTATATTTTCAGACTGTTCCGGGTGATACCCGTTTTACATGGGAAAAGGTAGTAAAGGTATGA
- a CDS encoding sigma 54-interacting transcriptional regulator: MERKKKVLLALDRLCREKAPAGQLEIGFTAQEVAREAGITRSNASGDLNYLVKEGLVVKFPGRPVRFVTRQYWEESKARNGREDTGRMAVQEIEMNPFTSLLGWNSSLKVAVEQARAALLYPPHGLHTLLIGPTGSGKTLFARTMFRYAQTLGRVTGQAQLVSFNCADYAHNPQLLMSQLFGHVKGAFTGAAQEKPGLVDAAHKSILFLDEIHRLPPEGQEMLFYLMDNGQYRRLGETGSYRSCTTLVIGATTADPHSSLLATFYRRFPVVINIPPLAERPLAERLLLLKQLLAGESRQIGRPLKVTADAIRALLLYDCPGNIGQLFNDIRLTCARAFLDATSKGTREVVITAASLPPHVQPRSAAGDNYLQELAGLVLEEEWYIEPDEAGVTAACQVPDLYTLLEKEREANGVESINNEVQWKRARQALEEYYHRYLKETVQDWKNARLRLARLVGQDIIALAQEAIKIAREDLPGQVDTSTFLALALHLNVCRQRLKTGQEIINPYLEEIAKEYPREIEVARKIMALIEKRLNLVLPPDEAGFLAMLFRAGREGKEPAWEPVGVVVMAHGSRTATSMAEVANKLVGTSAALALDVPLEGEPQQWLIEATRVVRQADRGSGVLLLVDMEPLISWGEIIAKRTGLKIHVLDNVTTAMVIEAVRKASRFPLHELVTEIGKYHYLEEYWPLEGQGNKIIVATCLTGEGAARRIKSMIREWLGDREEINIVTVNMNGQVTDSGMGWQALKGKGKLVAVIGSVDLKIPDVPFISLEEWLLGQGRRRLQELLQLPAREQDITPQELEAVLAQYLRFLEPGKMLDLCSQITRQLSQSLGRRLLPHHKINLIVHLSCLVERLQAGEQGSSWPGEEEIKRRYPREWLAVAEALAGLEKNFNITIPTGEIAFMVQFLQET, translated from the coding sequence ATGGAACGCAAGAAAAAAGTATTGTTAGCCCTGGACAGGCTCTGCCGGGAAAAAGCGCCGGCAGGTCAACTGGAAATTGGCTTTACGGCGCAAGAAGTGGCCCGGGAGGCAGGCATAACCCGCAGCAATGCCAGCGGCGACCTTAATTACCTGGTCAAGGAAGGGCTGGTGGTTAAATTTCCCGGCCGGCCGGTAAGGTTTGTCACCAGGCAATACTGGGAAGAGAGTAAGGCCAGAAATGGCAGGGAAGATACCGGAAGGATGGCAGTCCAGGAAATCGAAATGAATCCTTTTACCAGTCTATTGGGCTGGAATTCAAGCCTCAAGGTAGCCGTGGAGCAGGCCCGGGCCGCCCTCCTTTACCCGCCCCACGGCCTGCATACCCTCCTTATCGGCCCTACCGGCAGCGGTAAAACCCTTTTTGCTCGGACTATGTTCAGGTACGCCCAAACTTTGGGGCGAGTTACCGGCCAGGCCCAGCTGGTCTCTTTCAACTGCGCCGATTATGCCCACAATCCCCAGCTGCTCATGAGCCAGCTCTTCGGCCATGTTAAAGGCGCCTTTACGGGGGCTGCCCAGGAAAAGCCCGGCCTGGTAGATGCCGCCCACAAGAGTATCCTCTTCCTGGATGAGATCCACCGCCTACCCCCGGAAGGCCAGGAAATGCTCTTTTATTTAATGGATAACGGCCAGTACCGGCGATTAGGAGAAACCGGGAGCTACCGTTCCTGCACCACCCTGGTTATCGGCGCCACCACCGCCGACCCCCATTCTTCCTTACTGGCCACCTTTTACCGGCGTTTTCCGGTAGTGATCAATATCCCGCCCCTGGCCGAGCGCCCCCTGGCCGAAAGGTTATTGCTTCTAAAGCAACTATTGGCGGGTGAAAGCCGGCAGATTGGCCGGCCTTTAAAGGTTACTGCTGATGCCATCCGCGCCCTGCTCCTCTATGATTGCCCGGGAAATATTGGCCAGCTATTTAACGATATCCGTTTAACCTGTGCCCGTGCCTTCCTGGATGCCACCAGCAAGGGGACCAGGGAAGTAGTTATTACAGCGGCCAGCCTGCCGCCCCATGTTCAGCCACGCTCTGCTGCTGGAGATAACTACCTCCAGGAACTGGCCGGGCTGGTCCTGGAAGAGGAATGGTATATTGAACCTGATGAAGCCGGGGTTACCGCGGCTTGCCAGGTACCAGACCTTTATACTTTACTGGAGAAAGAAAGGGAAGCTAACGGGGTTGAGAGTATAAACAATGAAGTTCAATGGAAGCGGGCCCGGCAGGCCCTAGAAGAATATTATCACCGCTACCTGAAAGAGACGGTCCAGGATTGGAAAAATGCCAGGTTACGGCTGGCGCGCCTGGTTGGCCAGGATATCATCGCCCTGGCCCAGGAGGCCATTAAAATAGCCAGGGAAGACTTGCCGGGGCAGGTCGACACCAGTACTTTCCTGGCCCTGGCCCTGCATCTCAACGTCTGCCGGCAGCGGTTAAAGACCGGGCAGGAAATTATCAACCCCTACTTGGAAGAGATTGCCAAGGAATACCCCCGGGAGATAGAAGTCGCCCGGAAAATCATGGCTTTAATTGAAAAGAGATTAAACCTTGTCCTCCCCCCGGATGAAGCGGGATTTCTGGCCATGTTGTTCCGGGCAGGCAGGGAGGGAAAAGAACCGGCATGGGAACCGGTGGGAGTCGTTGTCATGGCCCACGGCAGCCGTACGGCTACCAGCATGGCGGAAGTAGCCAATAAACTGGTAGGTACCAGTGCGGCCCTGGCCCTGGATGTACCCCTGGAGGGCGAACCGCAGCAGTGGCTGATTGAAGCCACCAGGGTGGTCCGCCAGGCTGATAGAGGAAGTGGTGTACTCCTGCTAGTAGATATGGAGCCTTTAATTTCTTGGGGTGAAATAATTGCGAAACGGACGGGTCTTAAAATTCACGTTCTGGATAATGTCACGACGGCGATGGTTATCGAGGCTGTGCGTAAAGCCAGCAGGTTTCCCCTGCATGAACTGGTAACAGAAATAGGAAAGTATCATTACCTGGAAGAATATTGGCCCCTGGAAGGGCAGGGGAATAAAATCATCGTTGCTACCTGCCTGACAGGGGAAGGGGCGGCCCGCCGGATCAAGTCCATGATCCGGGAATGGCTGGGGGATAGGGAGGAGATAAATATTGTTACGGTTAATATGAACGGCCAGGTAACCGACAGCGGGATGGGATGGCAAGCTCTAAAAGGAAAAGGGAAACTGGTAGCCGTGATCGGTAGCGTTGACCTGAAAATCCCGGATGTACCCTTTATTTCCCTGGAGGAATGGCTGCTGGGGCAGGGCCGCCGGCGTTTGCAGGAACTATTGCAGTTACCAGCTAGAGAGCAGGATATTACACCTCAGGAATTGGAGGCGGTCCTGGCCCAGTACCTGCGTTTTTTGGAGCCTGGCAAAATGCTAGATCTTTGTTCACAAATCACCCGGCAACTCAGCCAGAGCCTTGGGCGCCGGTTGTTGCCGCACCATAAAATTAATCTGATCGTCCATTTGAGTTGCCTGGTAGAAAGGCTGCAGGCCGGCGAACAGGGCAGTTCCTGGCCGGGGGAAGAGGAGATAAAAAGACGCTACCCGCGGGAATGGCTGGCAGTGGCCGAAGCCCTGGCCGGCCTGGAAAAGAATTTTAATATAACTATTCCTACCGGTGAGATAGCCTTTATGGTCCAATTTCTACAGGAGACTTGA
- a CDS encoding DUF6922 domain-containing protein yields MRLPAFLKKYFWDVSFDSLDSRDESYFILERLLEYGDTRAIRWVMRQYRDEELLEVIKTSPRLSAKTGNFWRCYYHLQEDDLRCLRPPSHRRDKVHWNY; encoded by the coding sequence TTGAGGTTACCGGCTTTCTTAAAAAAGTATTTTTGGGATGTGTCTTTTGACAGCCTGGACAGCCGGGATGAGTCCTATTTTATCCTCGAGCGGTTGTTGGAATATGGGGATACTAGAGCCATCCGGTGGGTTATGAGACAGTACAGGGATGAAGAGCTCCTGGAAGTAATCAAGACGAGCCCTAGATTGTCCGCTAAAACCGGCAATTTCTGGCGCTGTTACTACCATTTGCAGGAGGATGACCTCAGGTGTTTACGTCCACCCTCCCACCGCAGGGACAAGGTGCATTGGAATTACTAA
- a CDS encoding nucleotidyl transferase AbiEii/AbiGii toxin family protein produces MFTSTLPPQGQGALELLSSAGILQDFYLAGGTALALHLGHRLSEDLDFFSPSPVDTLMLKQRLDELDDFQLLGERWGTLHGIFRGIKVSFLYYRYPLLFPLAKFRGCPVASPEDIAPMKIEAIASRGSRKDFYDLYFIAREIADVRQCLEFYRRKFAS; encoded by the coding sequence GTGTTTACGTCCACCCTCCCACCGCAGGGACAAGGTGCATTGGAATTACTAAGTTCTGCCGGTATACTGCAGGACTTTTACCTGGCCGGCGGCACGGCCCTGGCCTTACACCTGGGACATCGCCTTTCGGAAGACCTGGATTTCTTTTCGCCATCTCCTGTAGATACTTTAATGCTTAAACAAAGGCTCGATGAGTTGGACGACTTTCAGTTACTGGGGGAAAGGTGGGGCACCCTGCACGGGATTTTCCGGGGAATTAAAGTTAGTTTTCTGTATTACCGGTATCCCCTTCTCTTTCCCCTTGCTAAGTTCAGGGGTTGCCCGGTGGCATCCCCTGAAGATATTGCCCCGATGAAAATAGAAGCCATCGCCTCGCGGGGCAGCAGAAAGGACTTTTATGACCTGTATTTTATTGCCCGGGAAATTGCCGACGTGCGCCAGTGCCTGGAATTTTACCGGCGTAAGTTTGCGTCTTAA
- a CDS encoding RNA-guided endonuclease InsQ/TnpB family protein, whose amino-acid sequence MPGKLPTCASAWNFTGVSLRLKPHEEELARSLQRESAKVWNTVMTIHRLFWFKYGIWIDEATMKEFLKGRFSVHSQDVQAIIETYYECWERTKKLHEEGHTDWRYPWRLKRFFTSTWKVTGITVEDGSLRLSNGWKKPPLKIKLPARLKGLEIKQVQLVWHRNGYWLHIAVVKPALEKVQGDAVAAVDPGEVHALTLTDGREALVISGRHLRSLHRLRNKTLRKFQKAISRTQKGSNCRKKLLQSKYRFLNWIGAQISHTEHAVTKMAAAWCLERGVKKVYIGDPQGVREQDCGRHHNQRMSQWTFGRLRDLLEYKLKRHGITLEKIEERGTSGTCPTCSKYTKQTGRIYRCGDRDCGFGGVHRDVIGATGILDLVVNGRFTPGRKLPETVFYARPAVLTPMPGHKKKKAA is encoded by the coding sequence TTGCCCGGGAAATTGCCGACGTGCGCCAGTGCCTGGAATTTTACCGGCGTAAGTTTGCGTCTTAAACCCCATGAGGAGGAACTGGCCAGAAGCCTGCAGAGAGAATCCGCTAAAGTTTGGAACACCGTCATGACCATCCACCGCTTATTCTGGTTTAAATACGGCATCTGGATAGACGAAGCCACGATGAAAGAGTTTTTGAAGGGGAGATTCAGCGTTCACTCCCAAGACGTGCAGGCCATCATAGAGACCTACTACGAATGCTGGGAGAGGACGAAGAAGCTCCACGAAGAAGGCCACACGGATTGGCGCTATCCCTGGCGGCTTAAGCGTTTTTTCACCTCCACGTGGAAAGTGACCGGCATCACCGTAGAAGACGGTTCTCTCAGGCTGTCCAACGGCTGGAAGAAGCCACCGCTTAAAATAAAACTGCCCGCAAGGCTGAAGGGATTGGAAATCAAGCAGGTCCAGCTCGTCTGGCACCGCAACGGCTACTGGCTGCATATAGCGGTAGTCAAACCCGCCCTGGAGAAAGTACAGGGGGATGCCGTGGCAGCCGTAGACCCGGGCGAAGTCCATGCCTTAACCCTGACCGACGGCCGAGAAGCACTGGTCATCAGCGGCAGGCATCTGCGGTCGTTGCATCGCCTGCGGAATAAGACTTTGAGAAAGTTCCAGAAGGCCATTTCCCGGACCCAAAAAGGCTCTAACTGCCGCAAAAAACTCCTTCAATCCAAGTACCGGTTTTTGAATTGGATTGGAGCTCAAATATCCCATACCGAACATGCCGTCACGAAAATGGCGGCAGCCTGGTGCTTGGAACGCGGGGTTAAGAAGGTCTACATCGGCGACCCCCAGGGAGTAAGGGAACAGGACTGCGGGCGGCATCACAACCAGCGGATGAGCCAGTGGACCTTCGGCCGGCTACGGGATCTCCTGGAATATAAACTCAAGCGGCACGGCATCACCCTGGAGAAAATCGAAGAACGGGGCACTTCCGGCACCTGCCCAACATGCAGCAAGTATACAAAGCAAACCGGCCGCATTTACCGGTGTGGTGACAGGGATTGTGGCTTCGGTGGGGTTCACCGCGATGTAATAGGCGCTACGGGCATACTGGATTTAGTCGTAAACGGTCGGTTCACCCCTGGGCGCAAGTTGCCGGAAACGGTGTTTTATGCGCGGCCTGCAGTGTTAACGCCGATGCCGGGCCATAAAAAGAAAAAGGCCGCATAA
- the argH gene encoding argininosuccinate lyase: MKLWGGRFTRTTDRLVEDFHSSISFDQRLYRQDIAGSIAHARMLAAVGLITPAEGEAIIKGLEEIRADIEAGRVTFDVGAEDIHMNIEKLLTERIGAPGKKLHTARSRNDQVALDLRLYLKEEIPQVKRLLAGLQKVLVDLAAEHLHTIMPGYTHLQKAQPVTLAHHLLAYFEMFYRDQERLDGCLARVDVMPLGAGALAGTTLPIDREKVARELGFKEISANSLDAVADRDFVVEFLAAASLIMMHLSRLAEEIILWASEEFGFIELDDAYSTGSSMMPQKKNPDVAELVRGKTGRVYGHLMGMLAVLKGLPLAYNKDLQEDKETLFDALDTVKGCLMVFTPMLATAKFRVERMREDAARGFAAATDVAEYLVRKGLPFREAHAVVGALVLHCLEQGKSFEDLTLAEWQSFSPYFSEDILNCITVEACVQGRDLLGGPAPAAVAKALERARKILAGI, encoded by the coding sequence ATGAAGCTCTGGGGCGGACGCTTTACCAGGACAACCGACCGGCTGGTGGAGGACTTCCATTCCTCCATCAGCTTCGACCAGCGCCTTTACCGGCAGGACATAGCCGGCTCCATAGCCCATGCCAGGATGCTGGCAGCGGTGGGGCTCATTACCCCGGCCGAGGGCGAGGCCATAATCAAAGGCCTGGAAGAAATCAGGGCCGATATCGAGGCCGGGCGGGTAACCTTTGACGTGGGTGCTGAAGACATCCATATGAACATCGAAAAGCTGCTCACGGAACGCATCGGCGCACCCGGCAAGAAGCTGCATACGGCGCGCAGCCGCAACGACCAGGTAGCCCTGGACCTGCGCCTTTATTTAAAAGAAGAAATTCCGCAAGTAAAAAGACTCCTCGCCGGCCTGCAAAAGGTCCTGGTGGACCTGGCGGCCGAGCACCTGCACACCATCATGCCCGGCTATACCCACCTGCAGAAGGCCCAGCCCGTCACCCTGGCCCACCACCTGCTGGCCTACTTTGAAATGTTCTACCGCGACCAGGAGCGTTTAGACGGGTGCCTGGCGCGGGTAGATGTCATGCCCCTGGGCGCCGGCGCCCTGGCCGGGACAACCCTCCCCATTGACCGGGAGAAGGTGGCCAGAGAACTGGGCTTTAAAGAGATCAGCGCCAACTCCCTGGATGCTGTGGCCGACCGCGATTTTGTGGTGGAATTCCTGGCGGCAGCTTCCCTAATCATGATGCATTTAAGCCGCCTGGCCGAAGAAATAATCCTCTGGGCCAGCGAGGAATTCGGCTTTATCGAGCTGGACGACGCCTACAGCACCGGCTCCAGCATGATGCCCCAGAAGAAAAACCCCGACGTGGCCGAGCTGGTGCGGGGGAAGACGGGCCGGGTGTACGGCCACCTCATGGGCATGCTGGCGGTCCTGAAAGGTTTACCCCTGGCCTACAACAAGGACCTGCAGGAGGATAAAGAAACCCTCTTTGACGCCCTGGATACGGTCAAAGGGTGCCTCATGGTCTTCACCCCCATGCTGGCCACGGCTAAATTCAGGGTTGAGCGCATGCGAGAGGATGCGGCCCGGGGCTTTGCCGCTGCCACCGACGTGGCCGAATACCTGGTGCGCAAAGGTTTGCCCTTCCGCGAAGCCCATGCCGTGGTGGGGGCATTGGTCCTCCACTGCCTGGAACAGGGCAAGTCCTTTGAGGACCTCACCCTGGCCGAGTGGCAATCCTTTTCACCTTATTTCTCGGAAGACATCCTTAACTGCATAACGGTGGAAGCCTGCGTGCAGGGCCGCGACCTCCTCGGCGGCCCCGCCCCGGCCGCTGTAGCTAAGGCCCTGGAGCGGGCCAGGAAAATTCTTGCGGGAATTTGA
- a CDS encoding argininosuccinate synthase, whose amino-acid sequence MAEKVVLAYSGGLDTSIIIPWLKETYGYEVIAVAVDLGQGEELAPLEEKALKSGASKIYILDKKREFVEDYIWPTLKAGAVYEGKYLLGTSFARPLIAKCLVEVAEKEGATAVAHGATGKGNDQVRFELGVKALNPDLKVIAPWRLWNIRSREEAIDYATARGIPVPVTKDRPYSMDRNLWHLSHEGADLENPWNEPQDDLYLIITPPEQAPDKPTYVTLDFEKGIPVAVDGERLDAVTLVEKLNDLAAANGVGIADMVENRLVGLKSRGVYETPGGTVLYLAHRELEALTLDRMTMHFKEIVAAKYAELVYDGNWFSPLKKALDAFVDSTQETVTGSVRMKLYKGSCTPAGVKSPYSLYSEDLATFGAGGDYDHKDATGFINLFGLPLTVRALMEKQAGLR is encoded by the coding sequence GTGGCGGAAAAGGTAGTCCTCGCCTATTCCGGCGGTCTGGATACTTCCATTATTATCCCCTGGCTCAAAGAAACCTACGGCTACGAGGTTATCGCCGTGGCCGTTGATCTCGGCCAGGGAGAGGAACTGGCCCCCCTGGAGGAAAAAGCCCTCAAGAGCGGGGCGAGCAAAATTTACATCCTTGATAAAAAGCGGGAGTTCGTTGAAGATTATATCTGGCCGACTTTAAAGGCCGGGGCCGTCTATGAAGGCAAGTACCTCCTGGGCACCTCCTTTGCCCGGCCCCTCATTGCCAAATGCCTGGTAGAGGTGGCTGAGAAGGAAGGCGCCACCGCCGTGGCCCACGGCGCCACCGGCAAGGGTAATGACCAGGTGCGCTTTGAACTGGGAGTTAAAGCGTTAAACCCCGATCTGAAAGTCATCGCCCCCTGGCGCCTCTGGAACATTCGCTCCCGGGAAGAGGCCATTGACTATGCCACCGCCCGGGGCATCCCCGTACCGGTCACCAAAGATCGGCCCTACAGCATGGACCGCAACCTCTGGCACTTGAGCCACGAAGGCGCCGACCTGGAGAACCCCTGGAACGAACCCCAGGACGACCTTTATTTAATCATTACCCCGCCAGAACAGGCCCCGGATAAACCCACTTATGTGACCCTTGACTTTGAAAAGGGCATCCCGGTGGCCGTGGACGGGGAAAGGCTGGACGCCGTAACCCTGGTGGAAAAATTGAACGACCTGGCAGCGGCCAACGGCGTCGGCATTGCCGACATGGTGGAGAACCGCCTGGTGGGCTTGAAATCCAGGGGCGTTTATGAAACCCCCGGCGGCACCGTCCTTTACCTGGCCCACCGGGAGCTGGAAGCCCTCACCCTGGACCGCATGACCATGCACTTCAAGGAAATTGTGGCTGCTAAATACGCCGAGCTGGTCTATGACGGCAACTGGTTCTCGCCCCTGAAAAAGGCCCTGGATGCCTTTGTGGACAGCACCCAGGAAACGGTCACCGGCAGCGTGCGCATGAAGCTGTACAAGGGCAGCTGCACCCCGGCAGGGGTTAAATCGCCCTACTCCCTCTACAGCGAGGACCTGGCGACCTTCGGCGCCGGCGGCGATTACGACCACAAGGACGCTACCGGATTTATCAACCTCTTCGGCCTGCCTTTGACGGTTCGGGCCTTGATGGAAAAGCAGGCGGGTTTGAGGTAG